The following coding sequences are from one Oncorhynchus kisutch isolate 150728-3 linkage group LG23, Okis_V2, whole genome shotgun sequence window:
- the LOC109868635 gene encoding glutamate receptor ionotropic, NMDA 1 isoform X7: MRLFLLAVFLSCSCARGGCEPKIVNIGAVLSQKRYEQVFKDAVTQANQIYGRDKFKLTAISVTHKPNAIQMALSVCEDLISNQVYAILVSHPPQSNDHLTPTPVSYTAGFYRIPVVGLTTRMSIYSDKSIHLSFLRTVPPYSHQAHVWFDMMREFRWNHIILIVSDDHEGRAAQKRLETLLEERETKNKKRNYENLDQLSYDNKRGPKAEKVLQFSQETNLTALLLEAKELEARVIILSASEEDAAAVYKAARFLNMTGSGYVWLVGEREMSGKALSEAPDGLIGLQLINGKNESAHINDAVAVVAQSIQELFEKENITEPPRGCVGNTNIWKTGPLFKRVLMSSKYPEGLTGRVEFNDDGDRKYAHYSILNYQKSRLIQVGIYNGTQVVMNNQRKIIWPGGETEKPRGFQMSTRLKIVTIHQEPFVYVKPTEQDGTCKEEKTLNGVADIKKVICTGPNETIPGRPIVPQCCYGFCIDLLIKLAGTMNFTYEVHLVADGKFGTQERVNNSNKKEWNGMMGELLGGLADMIVAPLTINNERAQYIEFSKPFKYQGLTILVKKEIPRSTLDSFMQPFQSTLWLLVGLSVHVVAVMLYLLDRFSPFGRFKVNSEEEEEDALTLSSAMWFSWGVLLNSGIGEGAPRSFSARILGMVWAGFAMIIVASYTANLAAFLVLDRPEERITGINDPRLRNPSDKFIYATVKQSSVDIYFRRQVELSTMYRHMEKHNYESAAEAIQAVRDNKLHAFIWDSAVLEFEASQKCDLVTTGELFFRSGFGIGMRKDSPWKQNVSLAILSSHENGFMEDLDKTWVRYQECDSRSNAPATLTFENMAGVFMLVAGGIAAGIFLIFIEIAYKRHKDARRKQMQLAFAAVNVWRKNLQQYPPTDITGQLNLSDPSVSTVV; encoded by the exons ATGCGTCTGTTTCTGCTGGCGGTGTTCCTCTCGTGCTCCTGTGCGCGGGGAGGCTGCGAACCGAAGATAGTTAACATCGGAGCAGTCCTGAGTCAGAAGAGGTACGAGCAAGTCTTTAAGGATGCGGTGACCCAGGCGAATCAGATCTACGGGAGAGATAAATTCAAGTTGACCGCCATCTCCGTAACGCACAAACCCAACGCTATCCAGATGGCTCTCTCCGTCTGCGAGGACCTCATCTCTAACCAG GTGTATGCCATCCTGGTGAGTCATCCTCCCCAGTCCAATGACCACCTCACCCCCACGCCTGTGTCATACACCGCAGGCTTCTACCGCATCCCTGTGGTGGGCCTCACCACGCGCATGTCCATCTACTCCGACAAG AGTATCCACTTGTCCTTTCTGCGGACTGTCCCCCCGTACTCCCACCAGGCTCACGTGTGGTTCGACATGATGCGAGAGTTTCGATGGAACCACATCATCCTGATTGTCAGCGATGACCACGAGGGGCGGGCCGCGCAGAAGAGACTGGAGACCCTACTGGAGGAGAGGGAAACAAAG AATAAAAAAAGGAACTATGAAAACCTCGACCAACTGTCCTATGACAACAAGCGAGGACCTAAG GCAGAGAAAGTCCTCCAGTTCAGCCAGGAGACTAACTTAACTGCTCTGCTTCTGGAGGCCAAAGAGCTGGAGGCTCGTGTCATCATCCTCTCCGCCAG TGAAGAGGACGCTGCTGCAGTTTACAAGGCTGCCCGTTTCCTCAACATGACGGGCTCGGGTTACGTGTGGCTGGTGGGAGAGCGGGAGATGTCGGGTAAAGCCCTGAGTGAGGCACCAGATG GTCTCATCGGCCTCCAGCTCATCAACGGCAAGAACGAGTCGGCCCACATCAACGACGCAGTGGCAGTGGTGGCTCAGTCCATCCAGGAGCTGTTTGAGAAGGAGAACATCACGGAGCCGCCCAGAGGCTGTGTGGGAAACACCAACATCTGGAAGACCGGGCCCCTCTTCAAAAG GGTTCTGATGTCATCAAAGTACCCAGAGGGCCTCACTGGACGTGTGGAGTTCAATGACGATGGCGACAGGAAGTACGCTCACTACAGCATTCTCAACTACCAGAAGAGTCGACTCATTCAAGTCGGGATTTACAATGGAACACAG GTGGTGATGAATAATCAGAGGAAGATCATCTGGccgggaggagagacagagaaaccgcGGGGCTTTCAGATGTCCACGAGACTAAAG ATAGTGACCATACACCAGGAGCCCTTTGTGTATGTGAAACCCACTGAGCAGGATGGAACCTGCAAGGAGGAAAAAACCTTAAATGGAGTGGCAGATATTAAAAAGGTGATCTGCACTGGACCAAATGAGACCATCCCAG GACGTCCAATTGTACCTCAATGTTGTTATGGATTCTGTATCGATCTACTTATCAAGTTGGCCGGAACCATGAACTTTACCTATGAGGTGCACCTGGTGGCTGATGGGAAATTTGGAACACAGGAGCGG GTGAACAACAGCAACAAGAAAGAGTGGAATGGAATGATGGGAGAGCTCCTGGGGGGTCTGGCAGATATGATTGTTGCCCCGCTGACGATAAACAACGAACGAGCCCAGTACATCGAATTCTCCAAACCTTTTAAGTACCAAGGCCTAACCATCCTCGTTAAAAAG GAAATCCCTCGCAGTACACTGGACTCGTTCATGCAGCCGTTTCAGAGCACACTGTGGCTGCTGGTGGGTCTTTCGGTGCATGTGGTGGCGGTGATGCTTTACCTACTAGACCGGTTCAG cccGTTTGGGAGGTTTAAAGTAAacagtgaagaagaagaagaagacgccCTCACCTTGTCGTCAGCCATGTGGTTCTCCTGGGGAGTGTTGCTTAACTCCGGTATTGGGGAAG GCGCGCCGCGCAGCTTCTCAGCGAGAATCTTGGGCATGGTGTGGGCCGGCTTTGCCATGATCATAGTGGCATCGTATACTGCCAACCTGGCTGCCTTCCTGGTGCTGGACCGGCCTGAGGAGCGCATCACCGGCATCAACGACCCGAGG CTGAGGAACCCATCAGACAAGTTCATCTACGCCACTGTGAAGCAGAGCTCTGTGGACATCTACTTCCGGCGGCAGGTGGAGCTTAGCACCATGTACCGCCACATGGAGAAGCACAACTACGAGAGTGCCGCTGAGGCTATCCAGGCCGTGCGCGACAA CAAGCTGCATGCTTTCATCTGGGACTCTGCGGTGCTGGAGTTTGAAGCCTCGCAGAAGTGCGACCTGGTGACCACGGGAGAGCTGTTTTTCCGTTCGGGCTTTGGCATAGGCATGCGCAAGGACAGCCCCTGGAAACAGAATGTGTCCCTGGCCATTCTCAG TTCCCATGAGAATGGATTCATGGAAGATCTAGATAAAACCTGGGTGAGATACCAGGAGTGTGACTCACGGAGCAATGCCCCAGCCACACTCACCTTTGAGAACATGGCAG gagtGTTCATGCTGGTGGCTGGAGGCATAGCAGCAGGGATCTTCCTCATCTTTATTGAGATCGCCTACAAGCGACACAAAGACGCCCGAAGGAAGCAGATGCAGCTGGCCTTTGCGGCCGTCAACGTCTGGAGGAAGAACCTGCAG
- the LOC109868635 gene encoding glutamate receptor ionotropic, NMDA 1 isoform X3 — MRLFLLAVFLSCSCARGGCEPKIVNIGAVLSQKRYEQVFKDAVTQANQIYGRDKFKLTAISVTHKPNAIQMALSVCEDLISNQVYAILVSHPPQSNDHLTPTPVSYTAGFYRIPVVGLTTRMSIYSDKSIHLSFLRTVPPYSHQAHVWFDMMREFRWNHIILIVSDDHEGRAAQKRLETLLEERETKAEKVLQFSQETNLTALLLEAKELEARVIILSASEEDAAAVYKAARFLNMTGSGYVWLVGEREMSGKALSEAPDGLIGLQLINGKNESAHINDAVAVVAQSIQELFEKENITEPPRGCVGNTNIWKTGPLFKRVLMSSKYPEGLTGRVEFNDDGDRKYAHYSILNYQKSRLIQVGIYNGTQVVMNNQRKIIWPGGETEKPRGFQMSTRLKIVTIHQEPFVYVKPTEQDGTCKEEKTLNGVADIKKVICTGPNETIPGRPIVPQCCYGFCIDLLIKLAGTMNFTYEVHLVADGKFGTQERVNNSNKKEWNGMMGELLGGLADMIVAPLTINNERAQYIEFSKPFKYQGLTILVKKEIPRSTLDSFMQPFQSTLWLLVGLSVHVVAVMLYLLDRFSPFGRFKVNSEEEEEDALTLSSAMWFSWGVLLNSGIGEGAPRSFSARILGMVWAGFAMIIVASYTANLAAFLVLDRPEERITGINDPRLRNPSDKFIYATVKQSSVDIYFRRQVELSTMYRHMEKHNYESAAEAIQAVRDNKLHAFIWDSAVLEFEASQKCDLVTTGELFFRSGFGIGMRKDSPWKQNVSLAILSSHENGFMEDLDKTWVRYQECDSRSNAPATLTFENMAGVFMLVAGGIAAGIFLIFIEIAYKRHKDARRKQMQLAFAAVNVWRKNLQDSKEASGSQAVGASMTPSLPSSSLETQDDRKSGRAEPPDPKKKASFRSISTSLASSIKRRRSSKDTQYPPTDITGQLNLSDPSVSTVV, encoded by the exons ATGCGTCTGTTTCTGCTGGCGGTGTTCCTCTCGTGCTCCTGTGCGCGGGGAGGCTGCGAACCGAAGATAGTTAACATCGGAGCAGTCCTGAGTCAGAAGAGGTACGAGCAAGTCTTTAAGGATGCGGTGACCCAGGCGAATCAGATCTACGGGAGAGATAAATTCAAGTTGACCGCCATCTCCGTAACGCACAAACCCAACGCTATCCAGATGGCTCTCTCCGTCTGCGAGGACCTCATCTCTAACCAG GTGTATGCCATCCTGGTGAGTCATCCTCCCCAGTCCAATGACCACCTCACCCCCACGCCTGTGTCATACACCGCAGGCTTCTACCGCATCCCTGTGGTGGGCCTCACCACGCGCATGTCCATCTACTCCGACAAG AGTATCCACTTGTCCTTTCTGCGGACTGTCCCCCCGTACTCCCACCAGGCTCACGTGTGGTTCGACATGATGCGAGAGTTTCGATGGAACCACATCATCCTGATTGTCAGCGATGACCACGAGGGGCGGGCCGCGCAGAAGAGACTGGAGACCCTACTGGAGGAGAGGGAAACAAAG GCAGAGAAAGTCCTCCAGTTCAGCCAGGAGACTAACTTAACTGCTCTGCTTCTGGAGGCCAAAGAGCTGGAGGCTCGTGTCATCATCCTCTCCGCCAG TGAAGAGGACGCTGCTGCAGTTTACAAGGCTGCCCGTTTCCTCAACATGACGGGCTCGGGTTACGTGTGGCTGGTGGGAGAGCGGGAGATGTCGGGTAAAGCCCTGAGTGAGGCACCAGATG GTCTCATCGGCCTCCAGCTCATCAACGGCAAGAACGAGTCGGCCCACATCAACGACGCAGTGGCAGTGGTGGCTCAGTCCATCCAGGAGCTGTTTGAGAAGGAGAACATCACGGAGCCGCCCAGAGGCTGTGTGGGAAACACCAACATCTGGAAGACCGGGCCCCTCTTCAAAAG GGTTCTGATGTCATCAAAGTACCCAGAGGGCCTCACTGGACGTGTGGAGTTCAATGACGATGGCGACAGGAAGTACGCTCACTACAGCATTCTCAACTACCAGAAGAGTCGACTCATTCAAGTCGGGATTTACAATGGAACACAG GTGGTGATGAATAATCAGAGGAAGATCATCTGGccgggaggagagacagagaaaccgcGGGGCTTTCAGATGTCCACGAGACTAAAG ATAGTGACCATACACCAGGAGCCCTTTGTGTATGTGAAACCCACTGAGCAGGATGGAACCTGCAAGGAGGAAAAAACCTTAAATGGAGTGGCAGATATTAAAAAGGTGATCTGCACTGGACCAAATGAGACCATCCCAG GACGTCCAATTGTACCTCAATGTTGTTATGGATTCTGTATCGATCTACTTATCAAGTTGGCCGGAACCATGAACTTTACCTATGAGGTGCACCTGGTGGCTGATGGGAAATTTGGAACACAGGAGCGG GTGAACAACAGCAACAAGAAAGAGTGGAATGGAATGATGGGAGAGCTCCTGGGGGGTCTGGCAGATATGATTGTTGCCCCGCTGACGATAAACAACGAACGAGCCCAGTACATCGAATTCTCCAAACCTTTTAAGTACCAAGGCCTAACCATCCTCGTTAAAAAG GAAATCCCTCGCAGTACACTGGACTCGTTCATGCAGCCGTTTCAGAGCACACTGTGGCTGCTGGTGGGTCTTTCGGTGCATGTGGTGGCGGTGATGCTTTACCTACTAGACCGGTTCAG cccGTTTGGGAGGTTTAAAGTAAacagtgaagaagaagaagaagacgccCTCACCTTGTCGTCAGCCATGTGGTTCTCCTGGGGAGTGTTGCTTAACTCCGGTATTGGGGAAG GCGCGCCGCGCAGCTTCTCAGCGAGAATCTTGGGCATGGTGTGGGCCGGCTTTGCCATGATCATAGTGGCATCGTATACTGCCAACCTGGCTGCCTTCCTGGTGCTGGACCGGCCTGAGGAGCGCATCACCGGCATCAACGACCCGAGG CTGAGGAACCCATCAGACAAGTTCATCTACGCCACTGTGAAGCAGAGCTCTGTGGACATCTACTTCCGGCGGCAGGTGGAGCTTAGCACCATGTACCGCCACATGGAGAAGCACAACTACGAGAGTGCCGCTGAGGCTATCCAGGCCGTGCGCGACAA CAAGCTGCATGCTTTCATCTGGGACTCTGCGGTGCTGGAGTTTGAAGCCTCGCAGAAGTGCGACCTGGTGACCACGGGAGAGCTGTTTTTCCGTTCGGGCTTTGGCATAGGCATGCGCAAGGACAGCCCCTGGAAACAGAATGTGTCCCTGGCCATTCTCAG TTCCCATGAGAATGGATTCATGGAAGATCTAGATAAAACCTGGGTGAGATACCAGGAGTGTGACTCACGGAGCAATGCCCCAGCCACACTCACCTTTGAGAACATGGCAG gagtGTTCATGCTGGTGGCTGGAGGCATAGCAGCAGGGATCTTCCTCATCTTTATTGAGATCGCCTACAAGCGACACAAAGACGCCCGAAGGAAGCAGATGCAGCTGGCCTTTGCGGCCGTCAACGTCTGGAGGAAGAACCTGCAG gacagtaaggaggcctctGGGAGCCAAGCTGTGGGCGCATCGATGACTCCATCGTTA C
- the LOC109868635 gene encoding glutamate receptor ionotropic, NMDA 1 isoform X4 has translation MRLFLLAVFLSCSCARGGCEPKIVNIGAVLSQKRYEQVFKDAVTQANQIYGRDKFKLTAISVTHKPNAIQMALSVCEDLISNQVYAILVSHPPQSNDHLTPTPVSYTAGFYRIPVVGLTTRMSIYSDKSIHLSFLRTVPPYSHQAHVWFDMMREFRWNHIILIVSDDHEGRAAQKRLETLLEERETKNKKRNYENLDQLSYDNKRGPKAEKVLQFSQETNLTALLLEAKELEARVIILSASEEDAAAVYKAARFLNMTGSGYVWLVGEREMSGKALSEAPDGLIGLQLINGKNESAHINDAVAVVAQSIQELFEKENITEPPRGCVGNTNIWKTGPLFKRVLMSSKYPEGLTGRVEFNDDGDRKYAHYSILNYQKSRLIQVGIYNGTQVVMNNQRKIIWPGGETEKPRGFQMSTRLKIVTIHQEPFVYVKPTEQDGTCKEEKTLNGVADIKKVICTGPNETIPGRPIVPQCCYGFCIDLLIKLAGTMNFTYEVHLVADGKFGTQERVNNSNKKEWNGMMGELLGGLADMIVAPLTINNERAQYIEFSKPFKYQGLTILVKKEIPRSTLDSFMQPFQSTLWLLVGLSVHVVAVMLYLLDRFSPFGRFKVNSEEEEEDALTLSSAMWFSWGVLLNSGIGEGAPRSFSARILGMVWAGFAMIIVASYTANLAAFLVLDRPEERITGINDPRLRNPSDKFIYATVKQSSVDIYFRRQVELSTMYRHMEKHNYESAAEAIQAVRDNKLHAFIWDSAVLEFEASQKCDLVTTGELFFRSGFGIGMRKDSPWKQNVSLAILSSHENGFMEDLDKTWVRYQECDSRSNAPATLTFENMAGVFMLVAGGIAAGIFLIFIEIAYKRHKDARRKQMQLAFAAVNVWRKNLQDRKSGRAEPPDPKKKASFRSISTSLASSIKRRRSSKDTQYPPTDITGQLNLSDPSVSTVV, from the exons ATGCGTCTGTTTCTGCTGGCGGTGTTCCTCTCGTGCTCCTGTGCGCGGGGAGGCTGCGAACCGAAGATAGTTAACATCGGAGCAGTCCTGAGTCAGAAGAGGTACGAGCAAGTCTTTAAGGATGCGGTGACCCAGGCGAATCAGATCTACGGGAGAGATAAATTCAAGTTGACCGCCATCTCCGTAACGCACAAACCCAACGCTATCCAGATGGCTCTCTCCGTCTGCGAGGACCTCATCTCTAACCAG GTGTATGCCATCCTGGTGAGTCATCCTCCCCAGTCCAATGACCACCTCACCCCCACGCCTGTGTCATACACCGCAGGCTTCTACCGCATCCCTGTGGTGGGCCTCACCACGCGCATGTCCATCTACTCCGACAAG AGTATCCACTTGTCCTTTCTGCGGACTGTCCCCCCGTACTCCCACCAGGCTCACGTGTGGTTCGACATGATGCGAGAGTTTCGATGGAACCACATCATCCTGATTGTCAGCGATGACCACGAGGGGCGGGCCGCGCAGAAGAGACTGGAGACCCTACTGGAGGAGAGGGAAACAAAG AATAAAAAAAGGAACTATGAAAACCTCGACCAACTGTCCTATGACAACAAGCGAGGACCTAAG GCAGAGAAAGTCCTCCAGTTCAGCCAGGAGACTAACTTAACTGCTCTGCTTCTGGAGGCCAAAGAGCTGGAGGCTCGTGTCATCATCCTCTCCGCCAG TGAAGAGGACGCTGCTGCAGTTTACAAGGCTGCCCGTTTCCTCAACATGACGGGCTCGGGTTACGTGTGGCTGGTGGGAGAGCGGGAGATGTCGGGTAAAGCCCTGAGTGAGGCACCAGATG GTCTCATCGGCCTCCAGCTCATCAACGGCAAGAACGAGTCGGCCCACATCAACGACGCAGTGGCAGTGGTGGCTCAGTCCATCCAGGAGCTGTTTGAGAAGGAGAACATCACGGAGCCGCCCAGAGGCTGTGTGGGAAACACCAACATCTGGAAGACCGGGCCCCTCTTCAAAAG GGTTCTGATGTCATCAAAGTACCCAGAGGGCCTCACTGGACGTGTGGAGTTCAATGACGATGGCGACAGGAAGTACGCTCACTACAGCATTCTCAACTACCAGAAGAGTCGACTCATTCAAGTCGGGATTTACAATGGAACACAG GTGGTGATGAATAATCAGAGGAAGATCATCTGGccgggaggagagacagagaaaccgcGGGGCTTTCAGATGTCCACGAGACTAAAG ATAGTGACCATACACCAGGAGCCCTTTGTGTATGTGAAACCCACTGAGCAGGATGGAACCTGCAAGGAGGAAAAAACCTTAAATGGAGTGGCAGATATTAAAAAGGTGATCTGCACTGGACCAAATGAGACCATCCCAG GACGTCCAATTGTACCTCAATGTTGTTATGGATTCTGTATCGATCTACTTATCAAGTTGGCCGGAACCATGAACTTTACCTATGAGGTGCACCTGGTGGCTGATGGGAAATTTGGAACACAGGAGCGG GTGAACAACAGCAACAAGAAAGAGTGGAATGGAATGATGGGAGAGCTCCTGGGGGGTCTGGCAGATATGATTGTTGCCCCGCTGACGATAAACAACGAACGAGCCCAGTACATCGAATTCTCCAAACCTTTTAAGTACCAAGGCCTAACCATCCTCGTTAAAAAG GAAATCCCTCGCAGTACACTGGACTCGTTCATGCAGCCGTTTCAGAGCACACTGTGGCTGCTGGTGGGTCTTTCGGTGCATGTGGTGGCGGTGATGCTTTACCTACTAGACCGGTTCAG cccGTTTGGGAGGTTTAAAGTAAacagtgaagaagaagaagaagacgccCTCACCTTGTCGTCAGCCATGTGGTTCTCCTGGGGAGTGTTGCTTAACTCCGGTATTGGGGAAG GCGCGCCGCGCAGCTTCTCAGCGAGAATCTTGGGCATGGTGTGGGCCGGCTTTGCCATGATCATAGTGGCATCGTATACTGCCAACCTGGCTGCCTTCCTGGTGCTGGACCGGCCTGAGGAGCGCATCACCGGCATCAACGACCCGAGG CTGAGGAACCCATCAGACAAGTTCATCTACGCCACTGTGAAGCAGAGCTCTGTGGACATCTACTTCCGGCGGCAGGTGGAGCTTAGCACCATGTACCGCCACATGGAGAAGCACAACTACGAGAGTGCCGCTGAGGCTATCCAGGCCGTGCGCGACAA CAAGCTGCATGCTTTCATCTGGGACTCTGCGGTGCTGGAGTTTGAAGCCTCGCAGAAGTGCGACCTGGTGACCACGGGAGAGCTGTTTTTCCGTTCGGGCTTTGGCATAGGCATGCGCAAGGACAGCCCCTGGAAACAGAATGTGTCCCTGGCCATTCTCAG TTCCCATGAGAATGGATTCATGGAAGATCTAGATAAAACCTGGGTGAGATACCAGGAGTGTGACTCACGGAGCAATGCCCCAGCCACACTCACCTTTGAGAACATGGCAG gagtGTTCATGCTGGTGGCTGGAGGCATAGCAGCAGGGATCTTCCTCATCTTTATTGAGATCGCCTACAAGCGACACAAAGACGCCCGAAGGAAGCAGATGCAGCTGGCCTTTGCGGCCGTCAACGTCTGGAGGAAGAACCTGCAG
- the LOC109868635 gene encoding glutamate receptor ionotropic, NMDA 1 isoform X1 has translation MRLFLLAVFLSCSCARGGCEPKIVNIGAVLSQKRYEQVFKDAVTQANQIYGRDKFKLTAISVTHKPNAIQMALSVCEDLISNQVYAILVSHPPQSNDHLTPTPVSYTAGFYRIPVVGLTTRMSIYSDKSIHLSFLRTVPPYSHQAHVWFDMMREFRWNHIILIVSDDHEGRAAQKRLETLLEERETKNKKRNYENLDQLSYDNKRGPKAEKVLQFSQETNLTALLLEAKELEARVIILSASEEDAAAVYKAARFLNMTGSGYVWLVGEREMSGKALSEAPDGLIGLQLINGKNESAHINDAVAVVAQSIQELFEKENITEPPRGCVGNTNIWKTGPLFKRVLMSSKYPEGLTGRVEFNDDGDRKYAHYSILNYQKSRLIQVGIYNGTQVVMNNQRKIIWPGGETEKPRGFQMSTRLKIVTIHQEPFVYVKPTEQDGTCKEEKTLNGVADIKKVICTGPNETIPGRPIVPQCCYGFCIDLLIKLAGTMNFTYEVHLVADGKFGTQERVNNSNKKEWNGMMGELLGGLADMIVAPLTINNERAQYIEFSKPFKYQGLTILVKKEIPRSTLDSFMQPFQSTLWLLVGLSVHVVAVMLYLLDRFSPFGRFKVNSEEEEEDALTLSSAMWFSWGVLLNSGIGEGAPRSFSARILGMVWAGFAMIIVASYTANLAAFLVLDRPEERITGINDPRLRNPSDKFIYATVKQSSVDIYFRRQVELSTMYRHMEKHNYESAAEAIQAVRDNKLHAFIWDSAVLEFEASQKCDLVTTGELFFRSGFGIGMRKDSPWKQNVSLAILSSHENGFMEDLDKTWVRYQECDSRSNAPATLTFENMAGVFMLVAGGIAAGIFLIFIEIAYKRHKDARRKQMQLAFAAVNVWRKNLQDSKEASGSQAVGASMTPSLPSSSLETQDDRKSGRAEPPDPKKKASFRSISTSLASSIKRRRSSKDTQYPPTDITGQLNLSDPSVSTVV, from the exons ATGCGTCTGTTTCTGCTGGCGGTGTTCCTCTCGTGCTCCTGTGCGCGGGGAGGCTGCGAACCGAAGATAGTTAACATCGGAGCAGTCCTGAGTCAGAAGAGGTACGAGCAAGTCTTTAAGGATGCGGTGACCCAGGCGAATCAGATCTACGGGAGAGATAAATTCAAGTTGACCGCCATCTCCGTAACGCACAAACCCAACGCTATCCAGATGGCTCTCTCCGTCTGCGAGGACCTCATCTCTAACCAG GTGTATGCCATCCTGGTGAGTCATCCTCCCCAGTCCAATGACCACCTCACCCCCACGCCTGTGTCATACACCGCAGGCTTCTACCGCATCCCTGTGGTGGGCCTCACCACGCGCATGTCCATCTACTCCGACAAG AGTATCCACTTGTCCTTTCTGCGGACTGTCCCCCCGTACTCCCACCAGGCTCACGTGTGGTTCGACATGATGCGAGAGTTTCGATGGAACCACATCATCCTGATTGTCAGCGATGACCACGAGGGGCGGGCCGCGCAGAAGAGACTGGAGACCCTACTGGAGGAGAGGGAAACAAAG AATAAAAAAAGGAACTATGAAAACCTCGACCAACTGTCCTATGACAACAAGCGAGGACCTAAG GCAGAGAAAGTCCTCCAGTTCAGCCAGGAGACTAACTTAACTGCTCTGCTTCTGGAGGCCAAAGAGCTGGAGGCTCGTGTCATCATCCTCTCCGCCAG TGAAGAGGACGCTGCTGCAGTTTACAAGGCTGCCCGTTTCCTCAACATGACGGGCTCGGGTTACGTGTGGCTGGTGGGAGAGCGGGAGATGTCGGGTAAAGCCCTGAGTGAGGCACCAGATG GTCTCATCGGCCTCCAGCTCATCAACGGCAAGAACGAGTCGGCCCACATCAACGACGCAGTGGCAGTGGTGGCTCAGTCCATCCAGGAGCTGTTTGAGAAGGAGAACATCACGGAGCCGCCCAGAGGCTGTGTGGGAAACACCAACATCTGGAAGACCGGGCCCCTCTTCAAAAG GGTTCTGATGTCATCAAAGTACCCAGAGGGCCTCACTGGACGTGTGGAGTTCAATGACGATGGCGACAGGAAGTACGCTCACTACAGCATTCTCAACTACCAGAAGAGTCGACTCATTCAAGTCGGGATTTACAATGGAACACAG GTGGTGATGAATAATCAGAGGAAGATCATCTGGccgggaggagagacagagaaaccgcGGGGCTTTCAGATGTCCACGAGACTAAAG ATAGTGACCATACACCAGGAGCCCTTTGTGTATGTGAAACCCACTGAGCAGGATGGAACCTGCAAGGAGGAAAAAACCTTAAATGGAGTGGCAGATATTAAAAAGGTGATCTGCACTGGACCAAATGAGACCATCCCAG GACGTCCAATTGTACCTCAATGTTGTTATGGATTCTGTATCGATCTACTTATCAAGTTGGCCGGAACCATGAACTTTACCTATGAGGTGCACCTGGTGGCTGATGGGAAATTTGGAACACAGGAGCGG GTGAACAACAGCAACAAGAAAGAGTGGAATGGAATGATGGGAGAGCTCCTGGGGGGTCTGGCAGATATGATTGTTGCCCCGCTGACGATAAACAACGAACGAGCCCAGTACATCGAATTCTCCAAACCTTTTAAGTACCAAGGCCTAACCATCCTCGTTAAAAAG GAAATCCCTCGCAGTACACTGGACTCGTTCATGCAGCCGTTTCAGAGCACACTGTGGCTGCTGGTGGGTCTTTCGGTGCATGTGGTGGCGGTGATGCTTTACCTACTAGACCGGTTCAG cccGTTTGGGAGGTTTAAAGTAAacagtgaagaagaagaagaagacgccCTCACCTTGTCGTCAGCCATGTGGTTCTCCTGGGGAGTGTTGCTTAACTCCGGTATTGGGGAAG GCGCGCCGCGCAGCTTCTCAGCGAGAATCTTGGGCATGGTGTGGGCCGGCTTTGCCATGATCATAGTGGCATCGTATACTGCCAACCTGGCTGCCTTCCTGGTGCTGGACCGGCCTGAGGAGCGCATCACCGGCATCAACGACCCGAGG CTGAGGAACCCATCAGACAAGTTCATCTACGCCACTGTGAAGCAGAGCTCTGTGGACATCTACTTCCGGCGGCAGGTGGAGCTTAGCACCATGTACCGCCACATGGAGAAGCACAACTACGAGAGTGCCGCTGAGGCTATCCAGGCCGTGCGCGACAA CAAGCTGCATGCTTTCATCTGGGACTCTGCGGTGCTGGAGTTTGAAGCCTCGCAGAAGTGCGACCTGGTGACCACGGGAGAGCTGTTTTTCCGTTCGGGCTTTGGCATAGGCATGCGCAAGGACAGCCCCTGGAAACAGAATGTGTCCCTGGCCATTCTCAG TTCCCATGAGAATGGATTCATGGAAGATCTAGATAAAACCTGGGTGAGATACCAGGAGTGTGACTCACGGAGCAATGCCCCAGCCACACTCACCTTTGAGAACATGGCAG gagtGTTCATGCTGGTGGCTGGAGGCATAGCAGCAGGGATCTTCCTCATCTTTATTGAGATCGCCTACAAGCGACACAAAGACGCCCGAAGGAAGCAGATGCAGCTGGCCTTTGCGGCCGTCAACGTCTGGAGGAAGAACCTGCAG gacagtaaggaggcctctGGGAGCCAAGCTGTGGGCGCATCGATGACTCCATCGTTA C